In Gemmatimonadaceae bacterium, one DNA window encodes the following:
- the metH gene encoding methionine synthase, whose amino-acid sequence MTRTPTGSSYLQALANRVLVYDGAMGTSIQRFNLTPDDFGGKSLEGCNDNLVITRPDVIQAIHESFLAVGCDVVETCTFQSTPRRLEEWGLGDNVREINIAAARIARAACDKYATPGRPRFVAASMGPTGMLPSSSDPALGNITFEELARNFHDQAQYLMEGGVDLLLIETAQDILEVKAAIAGIEQLFARLRRRIPIQAQITLDVSGRMLLGTDIASAMTTLESLGVDVIGLNCSTGPDLMREPIRYLSENATLPLSVIPNAGLPLNTGIGEAVYPLEPGPLAEALAEFVQDFGVRIVGGCCGTTPAHLEAVVNAVREIEGKSVGPRAEVGGNGSRPHHHKVPRVSSAMRAITLHQDPPPLLVGERVNSQGSRKVKRLLLADDYEGILEVARDQVDSGAHVLDVCVALTERADEAEQMSKVVKLLSMSVETPLVIDSTEADVIEAALKHIPGRGIVNSINMENGRVRIDAVVPLVKTHGAAVIALTIDEVGMAKTRERKLEVAKAIYQIVVDEYGLAPEDIIYDALTFTLATGDEEWINSGHETIEGIRLIKRELPGVSTILGVSNVSFGLTPEARSVLNSVFLHHCVAAGLDAAIVNPAHIKPYMEISERERDLANDLVFNKNPEALQHFIEYFSTVGGNGQSTATEKEDPTAGMTAEQRIHWMILHRKKEGIEDHLDAAGVRETPVRVLNEVLLPAMKEVGDKFGAGELILPFVLQSAEVMKKAVKHLEQFLEKAEGYTKGKVVLATVYGDVHDIGKSLVNTILSNNGYTVYDLGKQVPVNTILEKAVEVGADAIGLSALLVSTSKQMPLCVKELDKRNMKIPVLIGGAAINRRFGRRAMFVDGEREYTSGVFYCKDAFEGLDTMDVLQDSDRRDAFVTKNLTDARNDVFLHTDVGKDIARGDEAGARSDVAANNRVPAPPFWGTRVLRDIPVGEVFDLLDLDELYRLQWGARGSGEKYEATIRDEFEPALARLKLDAEHHEWVKPQAVYGYFPAQSQGNDIILYDPAAYSSDGGSLREIGRFHFPRMVGRERLCLADYIRSVESGDVDVVPLQVVTVGNEATTHFEKLQGANEYTEAFYSHGLSVETAEATAEWMHRRIKRELDIETTGVEDGASTNTARGGKRYSWGYGACPDLDDHATVFKLLPATDALGMTMTEAFQLMPEQSTAAIIIHHPEAKYYAVRGIAGDGAGKVADAESATDSINESVALDRAASGEISLAEARSDK is encoded by the coding sequence ATGACTCGTACACCTACTGGCTCTTCTTACCTGCAGGCACTTGCCAATCGCGTTCTCGTTTACGACGGGGCGATGGGAACGAGCATCCAGCGCTTCAACCTCACGCCCGATGATTTCGGCGGAAAGTCACTCGAAGGTTGCAATGACAACCTTGTCATCACTCGCCCCGATGTAATTCAGGCCATCCACGAGTCGTTCCTCGCGGTTGGGTGCGATGTGGTTGAGACGTGCACATTCCAAAGCACGCCGCGCCGCCTTGAGGAATGGGGACTAGGCGACAATGTCCGTGAGATAAATATCGCCGCCGCGCGCATTGCCCGGGCCGCCTGCGACAAGTATGCGACACCCGGCCGCCCGAGATTCGTTGCAGCGTCAATGGGCCCGACGGGGATGCTTCCATCCAGCTCCGATCCGGCTCTTGGAAACATTACTTTCGAGGAGCTCGCCCGGAATTTTCACGATCAGGCGCAATATCTCATGGAAGGGGGCGTTGACCTTCTTCTAATCGAAACCGCCCAGGACATCCTCGAGGTCAAAGCCGCAATCGCCGGCATAGAGCAGTTGTTCGCCAGGCTGAGGCGTCGCATACCCATTCAGGCGCAGATCACCCTCGATGTCTCGGGGCGCATGCTTCTCGGCACCGATATCGCGAGCGCGATGACGACGCTCGAATCGCTCGGCGTCGATGTCATCGGTCTCAACTGCTCGACGGGACCGGATCTCATGCGCGAGCCGATTCGTTATTTGTCAGAGAACGCGACGCTTCCGCTTTCAGTCATTCCCAACGCTGGATTGCCGCTTAACACGGGCATCGGTGAAGCCGTCTATCCGCTCGAGCCGGGGCCATTGGCCGAGGCACTGGCGGAATTCGTCCAGGATTTTGGTGTGCGGATCGTTGGCGGTTGCTGCGGAACCACCCCTGCTCATCTCGAGGCAGTCGTCAACGCGGTCCGCGAAATCGAAGGCAAGAGCGTCGGCCCCCGGGCCGAAGTTGGTGGAAACGGATCCCGCCCCCATCACCACAAAGTCCCCCGCGTAAGCTCGGCGATGCGCGCCATCACCCTCCACCAGGATCCCCCACCTCTCCTGGTCGGCGAACGCGTCAACTCCCAAGGCTCACGCAAAGTCAAACGCCTGCTCCTCGCCGACGACTACGAAGGCATCCTTGAGGTCGCCCGCGACCAGGTAGACTCAGGCGCCCACGTCCTCGACGTCTGCGTCGCCCTGACCGAACGCGCCGACGAAGCCGAGCAGATGTCGAAGGTCGTGAAGCTGCTCAGCATGAGTGTTGAAACCCCGCTGGTAATCGACTCCACCGAAGCTGACGTCATCGAAGCCGCGCTCAAGCACATTCCCGGCCGCGGAATCGTCAACTCCATCAACATGGAGAACGGCCGCGTCCGCATCGACGCCGTCGTTCCGTTGGTCAAAACCCACGGCGCCGCAGTTATCGCACTCACGATCGACGAAGTCGGGATGGCAAAAACACGTGAGCGCAAACTCGAGGTCGCGAAAGCCATCTACCAGATAGTAGTAGACGAGTACGGCCTCGCCCCTGAAGACATCATTTACGACGCGCTCACCTTCACGCTCGCCACTGGCGACGAAGAGTGGATCAACTCGGGCCACGAGACTATCGAAGGCATCCGCCTCATCAAGCGCGAGCTTCCCGGTGTGTCGACAATCCTCGGCGTCTCCAATGTGAGCTTCGGCCTCACGCCCGAAGCTCGGTCGGTGCTTAACTCGGTGTTCCTTCACCACTGCGTTGCGGCTGGCCTCGACGCCGCAATCGTCAACCCGGCTCACATCAAGCCGTACATGGAGATTTCGGAGAGAGAACGCGATCTCGCCAACGACCTCGTGTTCAACAAGAATCCGGAAGCACTTCAGCACTTCATCGAGTACTTCTCGACCGTCGGCGGAAACGGACAAAGCACAGCCACTGAAAAAGAAGACCCAACCGCGGGAATGACCGCGGAGCAGCGCATCCATTGGATGATCCTCCACCGCAAGAAGGAAGGGATCGAAGATCACCTCGACGCTGCCGGAGTCCGCGAGACGCCCGTACGAGTGCTGAATGAAGTCCTTCTCCCCGCGATGAAGGAAGTCGGCGACAAGTTTGGCGCCGGCGAGCTGATCCTTCCGTTTGTTCTGCAGTCCGCCGAAGTCATGAAAAAGGCGGTCAAACACCTCGAGCAGTTCCTCGAGAAAGCCGAAGGCTACACCAAAGGCAAAGTCGTTCTCGCGACTGTCTACGGAGACGTGCACGACATCGGCAAATCCCTGGTCAACACGATCCTCTCCAATAACGGCTACACGGTCTACGACCTCGGCAAACAAGTCCCGGTCAATACTATCCTCGAAAAAGCAGTCGAAGTCGGCGCCGACGCGATCGGACTGAGCGCGCTGCTCGTCTCGACATCGAAGCAGATGCCGCTCTGCGTGAAGGAGCTGGACAAACGCAACATGAAAATCCCGGTCCTTATCGGTGGCGCCGCAATCAACCGCCGCTTCGGCCGTCGCGCCATGTTCGTGGACGGCGAACGCGAGTACACGTCTGGCGTGTTCTACTGCAAGGACGCGTTCGAAGGTCTGGACACGATGGACGTGCTCCAGGACTCTGATCGGCGAGATGCGTTCGTCACGAAGAACCTCACGGACGCGCGCAATGATGTCTTCCTCCATACCGATGTTGGCAAGGACATCGCGCGAGGCGATGAGGCGGGCGCGCGAAGCGACGTAGCCGCGAACAACCGCGTACCCGCACCTCCGTTCTGGGGAACGCGAGTGCTTCGGGACATTCCCGTCGGCGAAGTCTTCGACCTTCTTGACCTCGATGAGCTCTACCGGCTCCAATGGGGAGCACGCGGTTCCGGGGAGAAATACGAAGCCACGATCCGGGACGAGTTCGAACCCGCCCTTGCACGTCTGAAGTTGGACGCCGAGCACCATGAATGGGTCAAGCCGCAGGCGGTATACGGTTATTTCCCGGCGCAATCGCAGGGCAACGACATCATTCTCTATGATCCTGCCGCATACAGCAGCGATGGTGGCTCGCTCCGTGAAATCGGGCGCTTCCATTTTCCAAGGATGGTGGGCAGAGAGCGGCTGTGCCTTGCGGATTACATCCGCTCTGTCGAGTCGGGCGACGTCGATGTCGTTCCGCTGCAGGTTGTGACTGTCGGCAACGAAGCGACAACCCATTTCGAGAAGCTGCAGGGGGCCAATGAGTACACCGAGGCTTTCTATTCGCACGGGCTCTCGGTCGAAACCGCGGAGGCGACGGCCGAGTGGATGCACCGGCGCATCAAACGCGAGCTGGACATTGAAACGACGGGAGTCGAGGACGGTGCGTCGACCAACACAGCACGCGGCGGCAAGCGATACTCATGGGGCTACGGCGCATGCCCCGACCTCGACGATCATGCCACTGTCTTCAAGCTTCTTCCCGCGACGGATGCACTCGGCATGACGATGACCGAGGCGTTCCAGCTGATGCCCGAACAAAGCACGGCGGCGATCATCATCCATCATCCTGAGGCGAAGTACTACGCTGTCAGAGGGATCGCTGGAGATGGGGCAGGAAAAGTTGCCGATGCCGAGAGCGCAACTGACTCCATAAACGAATCCGTCGCCCTCGATCGCGCCGCTTCCGGCGAGATCTCCCTCGCTGAGGCGCGCTCGGATAAATGA
- a CDS encoding protein-export chaperone SecB, with product MIEVRRPASRTYVPVRFFATDLRYATVQETETLPADELGDVTFRWDWRFVEGEFMDVLLGVTLAATRGRLEEVEVSMVGSFRLPTETPDVSLETFATLNGPAMLMPYLREAISALTSRGYFGAFTMPPINVHHLIAGMDQNATGVRQAAADPALATLMARLTLKQASQPTRQKKRARKPVAKAMPS from the coding sequence GTGATCGAAGTCAGGCGTCCAGCCTCAAGGACCTACGTACCGGTTCGCTTCTTTGCGACGGACCTCAGGTACGCCACGGTCCAGGAAACAGAGACTCTGCCTGCTGACGAATTGGGTGATGTGACGTTCCGGTGGGACTGGCGGTTCGTGGAAGGCGAGTTCATGGACGTGCTTCTTGGAGTCACCCTTGCCGCGACCCGCGGAAGGCTGGAGGAGGTCGAGGTATCCATGGTAGGATCGTTCAGGCTGCCGACGGAGACTCCTGATGTTTCGCTTGAAACGTTCGCGACGCTGAACGGCCCTGCGATGTTGATGCCCTACCTTCGAGAAGCCATTAGTGCCCTGACTTCACGCGGCTACTTTGGTGCATTCACCATGCCCCCCATCAACGTACATCATCTGATCGCCGGCATGGATCAGAACGCAACTGGCGTTCGTCAAGCGGCAGCGGATCCCGCGCTGGCGACGCTCATGGCTCGGCTCACACTTAAGCAGGCGTCGCAGCCAACGCGACAGAAAAAGAGAGCACGGAAACCAGTGGCTAAAGCGATGCCCTCGTAG
- a CDS encoding beta-N-acetylhexosaminidase, with amino-acid sequence MNTQRTLSLVVLVLAACTGRPPGTAPLPVSRAVGAGHGVIPLPGSVQLDPAQTFVVDTLTTIHVDRGAGTAVEGVAGYLATMLGPALKPEIQELAPGASLPAKTFYLRIDSANVAGGAEGYELTIAAGMVTIAARTPAGLFYGVQTIRQLLPASVEHPAALKRQLTLPAGRIVDAPRFEWRGMMLDVSRHFLGVGDIKRFIDLMALYKMNRLHLHLSDDQGWRIEIKSRPELARIGGSTQVGGGRGGFYSQSDYSEIVAYAARQFIMIVPEIDMPGHTNAALASYPELNCNKVPPPVYTGIRVGFSAVCVDSAVIYPILEDVVREISSLTPGPYFHIGGDEVKTLTPAQYRRFVERMQGIVNANGKRMIGWGEIAPAQLLPTTVVQSWIKDSSAVHAARGGKVIMSPAKKIYLDMKYDSSTVLGLNWAGFNQVRTSYDWDPATFIPGVGESSVLGIEAPLWSETLVKVEDFESMAFPRLIAVAEVGWTRGALMGWEGFQRRLGMQAGRLHALGVNTGR; translated from the coding sequence GTGAATACTCAGCGTACGCTATCACTCGTCGTGCTGGTGTTGGCCGCCTGCACGGGTCGTCCCCCCGGAACCGCGCCGCTCCCTGTTTCGCGAGCGGTGGGTGCGGGGCACGGCGTCATTCCGTTGCCCGGGTCAGTTCAACTCGATCCCGCGCAGACATTCGTGGTTGATACGCTTACGACCATCCACGTTGACCGGGGCGCTGGCACGGCGGTCGAGGGGGTCGCCGGTTATCTGGCGACCATGCTCGGGCCGGCGTTGAAGCCCGAGATTCAAGAACTCGCCCCAGGCGCCTCGTTGCCGGCGAAAACATTTTATCTGAGGATCGATTCGGCTAACGTCGCAGGCGGAGCCGAAGGTTATGAGCTGACTATCGCTGCCGGCATGGTAACAATCGCGGCCCGAACGCCCGCTGGGCTTTTTTACGGCGTACAGACCATTCGGCAGCTGCTCCCGGCGTCGGTCGAACATCCTGCCGCTCTAAAGCGCCAGTTGACTTTGCCGGCGGGGCGTATCGTGGATGCTCCGCGGTTCGAGTGGCGTGGCATGATGCTCGACGTCTCCCGCCACTTCCTCGGCGTCGGCGACATCAAGCGCTTTATAGATCTGATGGCACTCTACAAGATGAACCGCCTGCATCTGCACCTGTCGGACGATCAGGGGTGGCGGATCGAGATTAAGTCGCGCCCCGAACTCGCAAGGATCGGAGGGAGTACGCAGGTCGGCGGCGGACGCGGGGGATTTTACAGTCAGTCCGACTACAGTGAAATCGTCGCGTATGCGGCGAGGCAGTTCATCATGATCGTGCCGGAGATCGATATGCCGGGCCACACGAATGCGGCGCTCGCGTCGTATCCCGAGCTCAACTGCAACAAGGTGCCGCCGCCAGTCTACACTGGCATCCGCGTGGGCTTCAGTGCCGTCTGCGTCGATAGCGCGGTGATTTATCCAATCCTCGAAGATGTGGTGCGTGAGATCTCGTCGCTTACGCCAGGGCCGTACTTCCACATCGGTGGCGACGAGGTCAAGACGCTGACTCCGGCGCAATACCGGAGGTTTGTCGAGCGAATGCAGGGAATCGTGAATGCGAATGGCAAGCGAATGATCGGGTGGGGTGAGATTGCGCCTGCTCAGCTGCTCCCGACGACTGTGGTGCAGAGTTGGATCAAGGATTCTTCAGCCGTGCATGCGGCGCGTGGTGGCAAAGTGATCATGTCGCCCGCGAAGAAAATCTATCTCGACATGAAGTACGACAGCTCGACTGTGCTTGGGTTGAACTGGGCCGGATTTAATCAGGTGAGGACGAGCTATGACTGGGATCCGGCGACCTTTATTCCAGGGGTAGGTGAGAGTTCGGTGTTGGGAATTGAGGCTCCCCTCTGGTCGGAGACGCTCGTAAAGGTTGAGGATTTCGAGTCGATGGCGTTTCCGAGGTTGATTGCGGTGGCCGAGGTGGGATGGACGCGCGGGGCGTTGATGGGGTGGGAAGGGTTTCAGCGGAGGCTCGGGATGCAGGCGGGGAGGTTGCATGCGCTTGGAGTCAACACGGGGAGGTAG
- a CDS encoding beta-propeller domain-containing protein, whose protein sequence is MLVIRGRATDFAGGALAGVSVGIASLGLGANTTADGRFRLEIPAESTIRRSKMTIVARRIGFATAKLDLDVGVMDSLTATIRLCSTIMELQDAHVVSGVAAYESITNTQHAGVDEGGIVKLRGEHLLILRRGRLFTVSIADRDTRPMSTVDAFGPGLDPSGAWYDELILAGNKVVVVGFSYARGGTELGVFEIDDAGRLRYLSTYPLRSNDYYSSRNYASRLIGSKLVFYTPLTLSSDPTTVSENLPSMRKWREGGEREAFQPIVRKREATACGEEKSPRETRRSCVSRGRRSEAAGGWPQVRAIAHSRS, encoded by the coding sequence TTGCTCGTAATTCGCGGACGAGCCACCGATTTTGCCGGGGGCGCGCTCGCTGGCGTGTCGGTAGGAATAGCGTCGCTGGGTCTTGGAGCCAACACGACAGCTGACGGCCGCTTCCGCCTGGAGATTCCCGCCGAGAGCACGATCAGGCGTTCGAAAATGACGATAGTTGCGCGGCGGATTGGCTTTGCCACAGCAAAACTCGACCTCGACGTAGGCGTCATGGACTCCCTGACTGCCACGATTCGCCTTTGCTCGACGATAATGGAACTGCAGGATGCTCACGTAGTGAGTGGCGTCGCCGCATACGAATCCATCACCAACACGCAGCACGCCGGCGTCGACGAAGGCGGAATCGTGAAGCTCCGCGGCGAACACCTTTTAATCCTTCGTCGCGGACGGCTGTTTACGGTATCAATCGCCGATCGTGACACGCGGCCAATGTCGACGGTCGATGCGTTTGGCCCGGGACTCGATCCCAGCGGAGCATGGTACGACGAATTGATCCTCGCCGGTAACAAGGTTGTCGTTGTCGGCTTCAGCTACGCGCGCGGCGGAACGGAGCTGGGTGTATTCGAGATCGATGACGCCGGTCGCCTTCGATATCTGTCCACGTACCCTCTCCGTTCCAACGACTATTACTCGTCACGCAATTACGCGTCGCGCCTCATCGGGTCGAAGCTGGTGTTCTACACGCCGCTGACACTTTCCAGCGATCCCACAACGGTCTCGGAGAATCTTCCGTCAATGCGCAAATGGCGCGAGGGAGGCGAGCGCGAAGCATTCCAGCCGATTGTGCGGAAGCGCGAGGCGACGGCATGTGGAGAGGAGAAGTCGCCGCGGGAGACGCGGCGCTCCTGCGTGTCCCGCGGTCGTCGTTCGGAAGCGGCAGGCGGATGGCCGCAGGTGCGCGCTATCGCGCACTCGCGCTCATGA
- a CDS encoding CopG family transcriptional regulator codes for MKAAALTLRLSVEVARRLASIARARGIPKSQVVREAVARYLAPSGSGSESSRLTARMLAERWNDIPRLTPEELSEFHDDIATGRKKMRLPATAWE; via the coding sequence ATGAAAGCCGCTGCCCTGACCCTTCGCCTCTCTGTCGAGGTTGCGAGACGTCTCGCCAGCATTGCGCGAGCCCGAGGTATTCCCAAGTCCCAGGTTGTGCGGGAAGCCGTGGCCCGCTACCTCGCTCCGTCGGGATCCGGGTCCGAATCATCGCGCCTTACAGCCCGTATGCTTGCCGAGCGGTGGAACGACATTCCCCGGCTCACCCCGGAAGAGTTATCCGAATTTCATGACGACATCGCCACCGGCCGGAAAAAAATGCGGCTGCCTGCAACGGCATGGGAGTGA
- a CDS encoding type II toxin-antitoxin system VapC family toxin has translation MGVILDTSMLIAAERRAIRFESLLEKLGNEPVAMAAITASELLHGYHRATEPAVRARRGAFVDALLDLIPVLPFGLPEARRHAALWADLTRTGAVIGPHDLLVGATAIAHGRAVATLNRREFARIPGLRLVSLDDFLR, from the coding sequence ATGGGAGTGATTCTCGACACGTCGATGCTGATTGCCGCCGAGCGTCGCGCGATCCGTTTCGAATCACTGCTGGAGAAGCTGGGGAACGAGCCCGTCGCAATGGCCGCCATCACGGCGTCGGAATTATTGCACGGTTACCACAGGGCAACTGAGCCGGCCGTACGCGCACGCCGCGGCGCGTTTGTCGATGCGCTGCTCGACCTGATTCCGGTGCTCCCGTTCGGGCTCCCCGAAGCCCGTCGTCACGCGGCGCTGTGGGCCGATCTGACTCGCACAGGAGCCGTCATCGGACCACACGATCTCCTGGTCGGCGCAACTGCCATTGCCCATGGCAGGGCAGTCGCGACGCTCAATCGCAGGGAGTTCGCGCGGATTCCGGGATTGAGACTCGTTAGTCTGGACGATTTTCTGCGTTGA
- a CDS encoding ABC transporter permease codes for MSSNISGSLAVGVQTLRANPLRTVLFTLGVIMGVASLVAVLAIGDGVEAFAREQKESTTDLQALMIVPSTSDMIDSVRIPRTDYPVFTLADATELAARLRSTAVVAILVQGSARIAADTGRARAAIVTATTPAAAQLMRKPLASGRFFTDREVADREHVAIVSPALSAIIQPGSPAAAALGKSLTIEGSKFTIVGVAPSDPRQGSLSVWVPVTVASSAMARVVTPRAPDLYVRALRVEDVPRNEKECGSMADNQVRRLANTPVNKRRTGPPPRSGETIGTHIQDGDGHVRGDFASRRWHRNHERSSCRGHRTDPGDRHPQGDRRA; via the coding sequence ATGAGCTCCAACATCTCCGGGTCACTTGCTGTCGGCGTCCAGACCTTGCGCGCCAATCCGCTCAGGACGGTCCTCTTCACGCTTGGCGTCATAATGGGAGTCGCGTCACTGGTGGCAGTGCTGGCGATTGGCGACGGAGTGGAAGCTTTTGCGCGGGAGCAGAAAGAGAGTACTACTGATCTGCAGGCGTTGATGATTGTGCCATCCACGTCTGACATGATCGACAGCGTGCGCATTCCCCGAACGGACTATCCGGTCTTCACTCTTGCGGACGCCACAGAGCTGGCCGCCAGACTTCGCTCGACGGCGGTAGTCGCCATTCTCGTGCAGGGCTCCGCGCGAATCGCGGCCGACACAGGGCGCGCCCGCGCCGCGATTGTAACGGCGACCACACCTGCCGCGGCGCAGTTGATGAGGAAGCCTCTGGCCTCAGGCCGGTTCTTCACGGACAGAGAGGTGGCGGACCGCGAACACGTTGCAATCGTATCGCCGGCCTTGTCAGCAATCATTCAACCCGGTTCCCCGGCCGCAGCGGCGCTGGGTAAATCGCTGACTATTGAAGGGTCGAAGTTCACGATCGTCGGCGTCGCGCCATCCGACCCGCGACAGGGCTCCCTTTCCGTTTGGGTTCCCGTAACGGTGGCTTCCTCAGCGATGGCTCGGGTTGTCACACCTCGCGCCCCGGATCTTTATGTACGCGCGCTGCGGGTGGAAGATGTACCCCGCAATGAAAAAGAATGTGGAAGCATGGCTGACAACCAAGTTCGGCGCCTGGCAAACACGCCTGTCAATAAGCGGCGGACAGGGCCTCCGCCTCGATCAGGCGAGACAATCGGTACTCATATTCAAGATGGTGATGGGCACGTTCGCGGGGATTTCGCTTCTCGTCGGTGGCATCGGAATCATGAACGTTCTTCTTGCCGCGGTCACCGAACGGACCCGGGAGATAGGCATCCGCAAGGCGACAGGCGCGCGTAA
- a CDS encoding DUF2784 domain-containing protein, with protein sequence MIYRWLADAVVILHVGFVIFVMVGGFLLMRWPKLVYVHVPAAVWGVLIEFAGWTCPLTPLENSFRARGGQAGYAGGFIDHYLIPILYPAGLSRNIQWVLGLLALGVNVLAYYMFLRRRK encoded by the coding sequence ATGATCTACCGCTGGTTGGCGGATGCAGTCGTGATCCTGCACGTGGGGTTCGTAATTTTCGTGATGGTCGGCGGATTTCTCCTGATGCGCTGGCCAAAGCTGGTGTACGTGCACGTGCCCGCGGCGGTGTGGGGCGTGCTTATTGAATTCGCTGGCTGGACCTGTCCGCTCACTCCACTCGAAAACTCATTCCGCGCGCGCGGAGGTCAGGCAGGTTATGCCGGCGGATTCATCGATCACTATCTGATTCCAATTCTTTATCCCGCAGGCCTGAGCCGAAACATCCAATGGGTTCTTGGACTCTTGGCGCTTGGGGTCAACGTGCTCGCATATTACATGTTCCTGCGCAGGCGCAAATGA
- a CDS encoding glycosyltransferase, producing MICILHGWLLEGSGSNLWTRSIVTALARAGETVHLVCQENHPDLYDAIGEAYRHQISGAVERRFAREVPYAGKCILHQPDIGETLPVFVWDKYEEYERVVPMIELTDDELETYIDRNVAVVRKIVIQNGIKAIHANHAVLMSVVAQRVSRELGVLFAIMPHGSGIEYAVKKDERFLRYALSAMEDAATVFVIGKEMRERVTTIFSSVPDIGRKCIELHLGVDTAQFDPVFKSRRREKIGSLYASLGGTARGKTPDQTDTMLTRLSGELGQSDLRELFVKAGEYDSKAPDSDIEEKLLEVDWERDPTLLFTGRLISLKGPQAIFAALPFILDRAPDAHLIVVGHGPLREPMEAFLWGLENGERQLVNNIVAWGRSLEGDPTGDAGAEDLSKVRFYYEALEARGELDLYFELAQQHVRRDKVLFTGYLTHTQLRYLFPCCDVGIFPSVVREAGPLVFLEALASGCFPLGTYFGGMAASIDALSEVLPPEIAQVMKVDPQDTVHDIVTHVPQALDVGVAYKDVLAKVARDKYDWVSVARTLRLELGGMG from the coding sequence ATGATCTGCATTCTGCACGGCTGGCTTCTCGAGGGATCGGGAAGCAACCTCTGGACGAGATCGATCGTCACGGCTCTTGCCCGCGCCGGCGAGACGGTTCATCTCGTCTGCCAGGAAAACCATCCTGACCTTTACGACGCGATTGGCGAGGCGTATCGCCACCAAATCTCCGGTGCGGTGGAGCGGCGGTTTGCGCGCGAAGTGCCCTACGCGGGAAAATGCATTCTCCATCAGCCCGACATTGGCGAGACCTTGCCCGTGTTCGTCTGGGACAAATACGAGGAGTACGAGCGGGTCGTGCCGATGATCGAGCTCACTGACGATGAGCTCGAAACGTACATCGACCGGAATGTCGCGGTGGTTCGGAAGATTGTGATCCAAAATGGCATCAAGGCCATACATGCAAACCATGCAGTGCTGATGTCGGTGGTAGCTCAACGCGTGAGCCGCGAACTGGGGGTGCTCTTCGCGATAATGCCTCACGGAAGCGGAATCGAATACGCAGTGAAGAAGGATGAACGCTTTCTGCGGTACGCGCTCTCGGCGATGGAAGATGCCGCTACGGTTTTCGTGATCGGCAAGGAGATGCGAGAGCGCGTGACGACGATATTCAGCTCGGTGCCCGACATCGGCAGAAAGTGCATTGAGCTGCACCTTGGCGTGGACACCGCGCAATTCGATCCGGTGTTCAAGTCGCGCCGACGGGAGAAGATAGGATCGTTATACGCATCACTCGGCGGCACGGCCCGCGGCAAGACGCCTGACCAGACTGATACGATGCTCACGCGCCTTTCCGGCGAGCTCGGCCAGAGCGATCTTCGCGAGCTGTTTGTGAAGGCCGGTGAGTACGATTCCAAGGCACCCGATTCGGACATTGAAGAGAAGCTCCTCGAGGTTGACTGGGAGCGCGATCCAACACTGCTGTTCACAGGCCGTCTGATTTCGCTCAAGGGCCCGCAAGCGATTTTTGCGGCGCTGCCTTTCATTCTCGACCGGGCGCCCGACGCGCATCTCATCGTGGTTGGACACGGTCCACTGAGAGAACCGATGGAAGCCTTTCTCTGGGGACTGGAAAACGGAGAACGGCAGCTCGTCAACAACATCGTTGCGTGGGGCAGGTCGCTCGAAGGCGATCCGACGGGCGATGCGGGCGCCGAGGATCTGAGCAAGGTGCGATTCTATTACGAAGCACTCGAGGCAAGGGGCGAGCTTGACCTGTATTTTGAGCTCGCGCAGCAGCATGTCCGGCGTGACAAGGTGCTCTTTACAGGATATCTCACTCACACCCAGCTGCGCTATCTCTTTCCGTGCTGTGACGTCGGCATTTTTCCCTCCGTCGTGCGGGAGGCGGGCCCGCTCGTGTTCCTCGAAGCACTCGCGTCAGGGTGCTTTCCTCTGGGCACATACTTCGGAGGAATGGCCGCAAGCATAGATGCGTTATCGGAAGTTTTGCCGCCTGAGATAGCACAGGTAATGAAAGTCGATCCTCAAGACACTGTCCACGACATCGTGACGCATGTCCCGCAGGCGCTCGACGTTGGCGTGGCGTACAAGGATGTTCTGGCAAAAGTCGCCAGAGATAAATACGACTGGGTCAGTGTAGCCCGTACGCTCCGGCTCGAGCTGGGCGGAATGGGTTGA